A genomic region of Vitis vinifera cultivar Pinot Noir 40024 chromosome 7, ASM3070453v1 contains the following coding sequences:
- the LOC100267897 gene encoding cyclin-D3-3 produces the protein MALQEQETLSQNAPFFLDGLYCEEERFGDDDDGEVEEASEIEKCDREKKQSLFPLTLLEHDLFWEDDELCSLISKEEQAHHCYSGIISDGFLTVARTKAVEWMLKVNAHYGFSALTAVLAVNYFDRFLSSSCFQRDKPWMSQLAAVTCLSLAAKVDETDVPLLLDLQVEETKYVFEAKTIQRMELLVLSSLQWKMNPVTPISFFDHIIRRLGLKTHLHWEFLERCERLLLSVIADSRFLCYLPSTLATATMLHIITEVEPCNPLEYQNQLLSVLKISKNDVDDCYKLILEFLGSHGHTQNQTHKRKHLSLPSSPSGIFDAPFSCDSSSDSWAMATSISSSSQPLFKKSRAQDQQMRLPSLNRVSVDVLSSPR, from the exons ATGGCCCTGCAAGAACAAGAGACTCTGTCGCAGAACGCTCCATTCTTTCTTGATGGTCTCTACTGTGAAGAAGAGCGTTTTGGGGACGATGATGATGGGGAAGTAGAAGAAGCGAGTGAGATTGAGAAATGTGACCGTGAGAAAAAACAATCTCTTTTTCCTTTGACTTTGCTTGAACACGACCTGTTTTGGGAAGATGATGAACTTTGCTCTCTAATCTCAAAAGAAGAACAGGCCCATCATTGTTACAGTGGCATAATCTCAGATGGGTTTTTAACGGTGGCTCGTACAAAGGCTGTTGAGTGGATGCTGAAGGTCAATGCTCACTATGGGTTTTCTGCTCTGACTGCAGTTCTTGCTGTTAACTACTTTGATAGGTTTCTGTCGAGTTCGTGTTTTCAGAGAGATAAGCCCTGGATGAGTCAACTCGCTGCTGTCACTTGTCTCTCTTTGGCTGCAAAGGTGGACGAGACCGATGTTCCTCTTCTCTTGGACCTGCAG GTGGAGGAGACAAAATATGTGTTTGAAGCGAAGACGATTCAGAGGATGGAACTTCTGGTGCTCTCTAGTCTTCAGTGGAAGATGAATCCAGTGACCCCAATTTCGTTTTTTGATCACATTATAAGGAGGCTTGGATTGAAGACCCACTTGCATTGGGAGTTTCTGGAGAGGTGTGAGCGCCTTCTCCTCTCTGTCATTGCTG ATTCGAGGTTCTTGTGTTATCTTCCTTCCACCTTAGCTACTGCAACCATGCTGCATATAATCACAGAGGTTGAACCTTGTAATCCATTGGAATACCAGAATCAGCTTCTGAGTGTACTCAAAATCAGTAAG AACGATGTGGATGACTGCTATAAACTTATCCTGGAATTTTTGGGTAGCCATGGGCATACCCAAAACCAGACCCACAAGCGCAAGCATCTGTCCCTGCCCAGCAGCCCAAGTGGCATCTTTGATGCGCCCTTTAGCTGTGATAGCTCCAGTGATTCATGGGCTATGGCGACATCAATTTCATCATCTTCCCAGCCTCTTTTCAAAAAGAGCAGAGCCCAGGACCAGCAGATGCGACTTCCTTCACTGAATCGAGTGTCTGTTGATGTGCTTAGCAGCCCTCGTTAA